One genomic region from bacterium encodes:
- a CDS encoding ComF family protein encodes MLKSLLHSLLNFIFPPFCASCHQKILQPESGLICEACWDSLVKWRPDCCQRCGAQLPAQPSHEMPMLCPKCRIPDWACADIRAIGPFKTPLADAIHLLKYSDRRSVVKKLSEYMEQSLSGADHYKSSDLILSVPLHPARKRERGYNQAQLLAQALGKTWNKPCPENIIARARHTQTQTKLNKQQRLENVKDIFSVKKPELVRGKTIILIDDVLTTGATIGSCAGKLLEAGASKVLALTAAAAPLD; translated from the coding sequence TGCTGAATTTCATCTTTCCGCCATTCTGCGCTTCCTGCCACCAGAAGATCCTGCAGCCAGAAAGCGGATTGATCTGCGAGGCCTGCTGGGATTCCCTGGTAAAATGGAGGCCGGACTGCTGCCAGCGCTGCGGGGCTCAATTACCGGCGCAGCCCTCCCATGAGATGCCGATGCTTTGTCCCAAGTGCCGGATCCCGGACTGGGCCTGCGCCGACATCAGGGCCATCGGGCCTTTTAAGACGCCGCTGGCCGATGCCATTCACCTGCTGAAATACTCGGACCGGCGTTCGGTGGTCAAGAAGCTCTCAGAATACATGGAACAGTCGTTGTCCGGAGCAGACCATTATAAATCTTCTGACCTGATCCTTTCAGTTCCTTTGCACCCGGCCCGCAAGAGGGAGCGGGGCTACAACCAGGCCCAGCTTCTGGCCCAGGCTTTGGGAAAAACATGGAACAAGCCCTGTCCCGAAAACATCATCGCCCGGGCCAGGCACACCCAGACCCAGACCAAGCTCAACAAGCAGCAGCGGCTGGAGAATGTCAAGGACATCTTTTCCGTCAAAAAGCCGGAACTGGTCCGGGGCAAAACAATCATCCTGATAGACGACGTGCTGACCACCGGGGCCACCATCGGGTCCTGCGCCGGAAAACTGTTGGAGGCTGGGGCTTCCAAAGTGCTGGCCCTGACCGCGGCCGCTGCCCCCTTAGATTAA
- a CDS encoding cyclic nucleotide-binding domain-containing protein: MVQHLEVRPGQVVIRRGEIGQCFYVVMEGELEVLGGDDSSIVATLKKGDPFGEIALLADVPRTATVAAKTDGDLIFINNYDFKEFLAEHKELEKQLSALSQARLAELKEKGN; encoded by the coding sequence ATGGTCCAGCATCTGGAGGTGAGGCCCGGGCAGGTGGTGATCCGCAGGGGCGAGATCGGGCAGTGCTTTTACGTGGTGATGGAGGGCGAGCTGGAAGTGCTGGGCGGGGATGATTCGTCAATTGTCGCCACGCTTAAGAAAGGCGACCCCTTCGGGGAGATCGCCCTGCTGGCCGATGTGCCCCGCACCGCCACGGTGGCAGCCAAGACCGATGGGGACCTGATATTCATCAATAATTATGATTTCAAGGAATTTCTGGCCGAGCACAAGGAGCTGGAGAAGCAGCTGTCGGCGCTGAGCCAGGCCCGGCTGGCGGAGCTGAAGGAGAAGGGGAACTAA